The following coding sequences lie in one Myxococcales bacterium genomic window:
- a CDS encoding alpha-D-glucose phosphate-specific phosphoglucomutase: MKVSPLAGMPADPSTLLNVPKLITAYYTEVPDPSVARERVDFGTSGHRGSSLKRTFNERHILAISHAICLYRKRSQIDGPLFLGIDTHALSIPALASALEVLAANDVNVMLAQGDEFTPTPAISHAILTHNRGRETGLADGIVITPSHNPPHDGGFKYNPPNGGPAEAEITSWIEARANEVLEAGLEGIRRVRYEKAVHAATTHRHDYLSAYVNDLANVLDMDVIRSSKLSLLVDPLGGAGVHYWGRIAERYRIDLAVLDETIDPTFSFMTADWDGQIRMDPSSTFAMQRLIGIERPFDIAFACDTDHDRHGIVTRTAGLMPSNHYLSVAIHYLFQHRPGWNEAAAAGKTIVSSQMIDRVAAKLGRTLYEVPVGFKWFVAGLLDGSLAFAGEESAGASFARKDGSVWTTDKDGIVPALLSAEITARTGSDPAELYRGLVREFGETFYQRVEAKATATQKAILGRLTPAQVRSTELAGRPIQTILTHAPSNGAPIGGMKVVSEDGWFAARPSGTEDVYKIYAESFRDETHLRRILEEAQAIVDDTLREGL; the protein is encoded by the coding sequence ATGAAAGTAAGCCCGCTTGCCGGCATGCCGGCAGACCCCTCGACGCTCCTCAACGTGCCCAAACTCATCACTGCTTACTACACCGAGGTGCCCGACCCTTCCGTGGCGAGGGAACGCGTCGACTTCGGGACGTCGGGTCATCGTGGTTCTTCGCTGAAGAGGACATTCAACGAACGGCACATTCTCGCTATCAGTCACGCTATCTGTCTCTACCGGAAGCGGAGCCAGATCGATGGCCCCCTGTTTCTGGGCATAGACACTCACGCCCTCTCTATTCCCGCGTTGGCAAGCGCGCTTGAAGTACTGGCCGCGAACGATGTAAACGTGATGCTTGCGCAAGGCGATGAGTTCACTCCCACGCCCGCCATCTCTCACGCGATTCTCACCCACAACCGCGGGCGCGAGACAGGACTCGCCGACGGCATAGTCATTACGCCTTCACACAATCCCCCTCATGACGGTGGCTTCAAGTACAACCCGCCCAACGGGGGGCCCGCCGAGGCGGAAATCACGAGCTGGATTGAAGCACGAGCGAACGAGGTGCTTGAGGCTGGCCTTGAGGGTATCAGAAGGGTTCGGTACGAGAAGGCAGTGCATGCCGCGACGACACATCGGCACGACTATCTGAGCGCCTACGTCAACGACCTCGCCAACGTGCTCGACATGGACGTGATCCGCAGCTCAAAGCTCAGCCTGTTAGTCGATCCTCTCGGCGGCGCCGGAGTGCACTACTGGGGGCGCATTGCCGAACGCTACCGGATCGACCTGGCCGTTCTCGACGAGACTATTGATCCAACGTTTTCGTTCATGACGGCTGACTGGGACGGCCAGATCCGCATGGACCCTTCGTCTACGTTCGCCATGCAGCGTCTGATCGGCATCGAGCGTCCGTTCGACATTGCATTTGCCTGCGATACGGATCACGACCGCCATGGAATTGTCACGCGAACTGCGGGACTGATGCCGTCCAATCACTACCTCTCTGTTGCCATCCACTACCTTTTCCAACATCGGCCAGGATGGAACGAGGCGGCGGCGGCGGGAAAGACCATTGTCAGCAGCCAGATGATCGATCGCGTTGCGGCGAAGCTCGGCCGAACCCTCTACGAAGTACCCGTGGGCTTCAAGTGGTTCGTGGCGGGCCTTCTTGACGGTTCGCTGGCGTTTGCAGGGGAAGAAAGTGCGGGCGCGTCTTTCGCACGCAAAGATGGCAGCGTTTGGACCACCGATAAGGATGGCATCGTCCCTGCACTCCTTTCGGCGGAAATCACTGCGCGAACGGGAAGCGATCCGGCAGAGCTCTACCGGGGCCTCGTGCGCGAGTTTGGCGAGACGTTCTATCAACGCGTCGAGGCGAAGGCCACCGCCACGCAGAAAGCAATACTGGGACGACTCACACCTGCGCAGGTGAGGTCTACCGAGCTGGCCGGCCGTCCAATTCAGACCATTCTCACCCATGCCCCGAGCAATGGGGCGCCGATTGGTGGCATGAAGGTTGTGTCAGAAGATGGCTGGTTTGCGGCACGACCGTCGGGCACGGAAGACGTCTACAAGATCTATGCGGAGAGTTTCCGGGATGAAACACATCTGCGTCGCATTCTAGAAGAAGCTCAGGCGATCGTGGACGACACACTGCGAGAAGGGCTGTAG
- a CDS encoding deoxyribodipyrimidine photolyase, with protein sequence MNNGAVPACRVRRCNDRPLNANGEFVLYWMIANRRPHWNFALDRAIEHAVGLSKPIIVLEPLRVDYPWASDRLHRFVMDGMLEHARHFRGTKVRYYPYVEPSPGAGAGLLSALADRACIVITDEFPAFFLPKMVASASKHVNCGMEQVDSNGLLPIHKTDRAFGTAHAFRRFLQQELPRCLAVFPRAMPLAHADLPIHGGLPADIVERWPLADPEWLDQSRHAERTLPIDHGVSAVQDQGGFEQAERHALNFLSRRLHSYAEERHHPDSDASSKLSPWLHFGHISTHFIFSELAADAGWDSAQLSNKPTGARSGWWHMDENREAFLDQIVTWRELGFNMCAQRDDFDSYQSLPAWALRTLGEHARDKRPYIASYEQLERGQTPDGLWNAAQTQLRKEGRIHNYLRMLWGKKILEWSESPEEALKAMIELNNKYAVDGRDPNSYSGIFWVLGRYDRPWGPERPIFGKIRYMTSGSARRKLQLEDYLSRYGSD encoded by the coding sequence ATGAACAACGGAGCAGTGCCGGCTTGCCGCGTTCGTCGGTGTAACGACAGACCGCTGAACGCCAACGGCGAGTTTGTCCTGTACTGGATGATCGCCAACCGTAGGCCGCATTGGAACTTCGCGCTCGATCGCGCGATTGAACATGCGGTGGGGCTTTCTAAGCCGATCATCGTCCTTGAGCCGCTTCGGGTGGATTACCCGTGGGCCAGCGATCGCTTGCATCGGTTCGTCATGGACGGGATGCTAGAGCATGCGCGGCACTTTCGCGGCACCAAGGTCCGTTACTATCCTTATGTGGAGCCAAGCCCCGGCGCGGGCGCCGGGCTCCTATCGGCGCTTGCCGACCGGGCCTGTATTGTCATTACTGACGAGTTTCCGGCGTTTTTCTTGCCAAAAATGGTAGCTTCCGCGTCAAAACATGTCAATTGTGGCATGGAGCAGGTGGACTCAAATGGACTTCTGCCCATCCATAAGACGGATCGCGCCTTTGGAACCGCTCATGCGTTTCGACGATTTTTGCAGCAGGAGCTGCCCCGATGCCTCGCTGTATTTCCGCGAGCGATGCCGCTTGCCCACGCAGACCTACCGATCCATGGCGGCCTACCGGCCGATATCGTGGAACGCTGGCCCTTGGCGGATCCCGAGTGGCTCGATCAATCGCGGCACGCCGAGCGAACACTACCGATTGATCACGGCGTGAGCGCTGTGCAAGACCAGGGCGGCTTCGAGCAGGCAGAAAGGCACGCGCTGAACTTTTTAAGTCGTCGGTTACACTCTTACGCTGAGGAGCGGCACCACCCCGATAGCGACGCATCGAGTAAATTATCGCCGTGGTTGCACTTTGGGCACATCTCGACGCATTTCATCTTTTCGGAGCTTGCGGCCGATGCGGGGTGGGATAGCGCACAACTTTCGAATAAGCCGACGGGGGCGCGCTCAGGATGGTGGCACATGGATGAGAACCGAGAAGCTTTTCTGGATCAGATCGTCACATGGCGAGAGCTTGGATTCAACATGTGTGCGCAGAGAGACGATTTCGACAGCTATCAGTCGCTGCCTGCCTGGGCGCTTCGTACGCTCGGTGAGCACGCGCGGGACAAACGGCCCTACATCGCGTCGTACGAGCAGCTTGAGCGCGGGCAGACCCCCGACGGGTTATGGAACGCCGCTCAAACTCAGCTTCGCAAGGAGGGCCGTATTCACAACTATCTGCGGATGCTTTGGGGCAAAAAAATCTTAGAGTGGAGCGAGTCGCCCGAGGAGGCCCTGAAAGCCATGATAGAGCTCAACAACAAATACGCCGTCGATGGTCGTGACCCGAACTCTTACTCGGGCATCTTTTGGGTGTTGGGCCGCTACGATCGGCCGTGGGGGCCTGAACGCCCTATCTTTGGGAAGATCCGATACATGACTTCGGGATCTGCGCGCCGCAAGCTACAACTCGAAGATTACTTGAGCCGCTATGGTTCCGATTAG
- a CDS encoding PEGA domain-containing protein, which translates to MLTHRLWIAALTMALWGMGTSDAPLARAQDKIAALFPLRSEHPVEPKDLATIEQSIKDTLRKRGYRVIPAETARTRKDKTEPCERGECVKRLLTELGAALLIRNRLWTRADEAGQARPHNFSVGLYDAHGAYAEGAAEIGTGDLSRATATALDHAFDALLAVQADLSLRVDGTPVGASVLVDGRAVGDVPWEGKLLPGRHRVRVEMQGYRAEGRVVDASTDSHRYSMTVHLKPWGASGSDSQDRSASSPSPWNYVIAGGFLLPAAWGITSFVRTAVDDGQCSGDVDDSGLCDARGNMDYRAYLALGAGVASLGGALFFLLAKPLPIEPDIRPQAHHYGLKITGEF; encoded by the coding sequence ATGCTCACACACCGATTATGGATTGCCGCGTTGACGATGGCGCTTTGGGGAATGGGGACAAGCGACGCTCCTTTAGCCCGGGCACAGGACAAAATAGCAGCGCTGTTTCCGTTGCGCTCAGAACATCCCGTCGAGCCCAAAGATCTCGCCACCATTGAGCAATCGATCAAGGACACGCTCAGGAAGCGGGGCTATCGTGTTATTCCCGCTGAAACGGCACGCACAAGAAAAGACAAGACTGAGCCGTGTGAACGCGGCGAGTGTGTCAAACGGCTTCTTACCGAGCTTGGAGCCGCGTTGTTGATCAGAAACCGACTATGGACGCGCGCCGATGAGGCGGGCCAAGCCAGGCCACACAACTTCTCCGTGGGCCTCTACGATGCGCACGGCGCATACGCCGAAGGTGCCGCGGAGATTGGCACAGGCGATTTGTCACGCGCAACAGCGACCGCCCTCGACCACGCCTTTGATGCGCTTTTGGCCGTTCAGGCCGATTTATCGCTCAGGGTGGATGGCACACCGGTGGGCGCGTCCGTGCTTGTGGATGGCCGCGCAGTGGGGGATGTGCCCTGGGAAGGAAAGCTGCTTCCCGGACGACACCGAGTACGTGTCGAAATGCAGGGCTACCGAGCCGAGGGGCGCGTGGTGGATGCCTCCACCGACTCGCATCGCTACAGCATGACCGTACACCTCAAACCTTGGGGTGCATCGGGCAGTGACTCGCAGGACCGCTCTGCCTCATCCCCCTCACCATGGAATTACGTCATTGCGGGGGGCTTCTTGCTGCCTGCCGCCTGGGGCATCACCTCCTTCGTTCGGACGGCGGTGGACGACGGGCAGTGCAGCGGGGATGTCGATGACAGCGGTCTATGCGACGCTCGCGGAAATATGGATTACCGTGCCTATCTTGCCCTTGGCGCTGGCGTCGCGAGCCTGGGAGGCGCATTGTTTTTCTTGCTGGCCAAGCCGCTTCCAATCGAGCCAGACATCCGGCCACAGGCGCATCATTATGGATTGAAAATTACGGGGGAGTTTTAA